The following proteins are encoded in a genomic region of Deinococcus detaillensis:
- a CDS encoding C40 family peptidase produces the protein MSELDSRIHAYDEVGRLAELSLLGRLDTSFRFVEPVAARCGAARLSLRARPDALSPQVSEALPGEALEIIVQRPDGWAWLRTLHDGYLGFARVEGLAEQSVAPLQRPPLKITALRGHVYAQPSIKAQKVAEVCLGAELAGGSGEMVSEGGRQWLAVEGGFVQAVCAEPLSDTDSAALALRFVDTPYVWGGRSAWGLDCSGLSQLVYAAFGRGLPRDADQQQAALRPVGTARRGDLAFFAGHVGVMLGAERMVHANATQMAVSVETLGEGEYGKRLKAGLLGFGRWPV, from the coding sequence GTGAGCGAACTGGACAGCCGGATTCACGCTTACGACGAAGTGGGCCGGCTCGCCGAACTTTCACTGCTGGGAAGGCTGGACACTTCGTTCCGGTTCGTGGAGCCGGTGGCGGCCCGCTGCGGCGCGGCGCGGCTGAGCCTGCGGGCCCGGCCTGACGCCCTCAGCCCGCAGGTCAGCGAAGCGCTGCCGGGCGAGGCGCTGGAAATCATCGTGCAGCGGCCTGACGGCTGGGCCTGGCTCAGAACCTTGCACGACGGCTATCTGGGCTTTGCGCGGGTAGAGGGCTTGGCTGAGCAGTCTGTAGCGCCACTGCAAAGACCGCCGCTCAAGATCACGGCGCTGCGCGGGCACGTCTACGCCCAGCCGAGCATCAAAGCCCAGAAAGTGGCAGAGGTGTGCTTGGGCGCGGAGTTGGCGGGCGGCAGCGGTGAAATGGTGAGCGAGGGCGGGCGGCAGTGGCTCGCTGTGGAGGGCGGCTTCGTACAGGCCGTCTGTGCTGAGCCGCTGTCAGACACGGACTCGGCGGCGCTGGCGCTGAGATTTGTGGACACGCCGTATGTCTGGGGCGGGCGCAGCGCCTGGGGGCTGGATTGTTCGGGCCTGAGCCAACTGGTGTACGCCGCCTTTGGGCGCGGCCTGCCGCGTGACGCCGATCAGCAGCAAGCCGCTTTGAGGCCAGTCGGCACGGCGCGGCGCGGCGACCTGGCATTTTTTGCTGGACACGTCGGCGTGATGCTCGGCGCAGAGCGGATGGTTCACGCCAACGCCACGCAGATGGCCGTCAGCGTGGAGACGTTGGGGGAGGGCGAGTACGGCAAACGGCTAAAGGCGGGCTTGCTGGGATTCGGGCGGTGGCCGGTGTGA
- a CDS encoding dipeptidase: MWIDGHLDLAYNASLGRDLTLGLGALRACDPVEGQTATVSFEELRRAGVGLCLGTLFAAPQTNDHAGYTDWRGARAQAISQLEQYQRWQDGGFIRLLGSGAEISAHAAKYDQHLGDPAASPLGVVLLMEGADPLRDVDDLPFWHKEGVRAIGLSWGKTRFAGGTAAAGPLTERGRELLAGMRELGVAQDLSHLDEQAFFEAVELQPRCFASHSNSRAVLKLGSAEGNRHLSDEMARAIGERGGIIGLVLVDSFLKGGWVLGDPRVELQQVLRHAERYAELIGWDKVGLGSDLDGGFGNEKTPLGIDQASDLGRLAEVFPDEARDGVMGGNWLRWLGANL, translated from the coding sequence ATGTGGATTGATGGGCATTTGGATTTGGCGTACAACGCTTCACTGGGACGGGATTTGACGTTGGGACTCGGGGCACTGCGGGCGTGCGATCCGGTGGAGGGGCAGACCGCCACCGTCAGCTTTGAGGAGCTGCGGCGGGCTGGTGTGGGGCTGTGTTTGGGCACGCTGTTTGCCGCGCCGCAGACCAATGACCACGCCGGCTACACCGATTGGCGCGGAGCGCGGGCGCAGGCCATCAGCCAGTTGGAGCAGTACCAGCGCTGGCAGGACGGCGGGTTTATTCGGCTGCTGGGCAGCGGAGCCGAGATTTCGGCGCACGCCGCGAAGTATGACCAACACCTGGGCGATCCGGCGGCTTCCCCGCTGGGCGTGGTGCTGCTGATGGAAGGCGCTGATCCGCTGCGAGACGTGGACGACTTGCCGTTTTGGCATAAGGAGGGCGTGCGGGCCATCGGGCTGAGCTGGGGCAAAACGCGCTTCGCGGGCGGCACGGCGGCGGCTGGGCCACTGACTGAGCGCGGGCGCGAGCTGCTCGCCGGAATGCGCGAACTCGGGGTGGCTCAGGATTTGTCACATCTCGATGAGCAGGCTTTTTTTGAGGCTGTAGAACTCCAACCGCGCTGCTTTGCTTCACACAGCAACAGCCGAGCGGTCTTGAAGCTCGGTTCGGCGGAGGGCAACCGGCATCTGAGCGACGAGATGGCCCGCGCCATCGGAGAGCGCGGCGGGATCATCGGGCTGGTGCTGGTCGACAGCTTCCTAAAAGGCGGCTGGGTGCTGGGCGACCCGCGTGTGGAGTTGCAGCAGGTGCTGCGCCACGCCGAGCGGTACGCCGAGCTGATCGGCTGGGACAAAGTCGGGCTGGGCAGCGACCTCGACGGCGGCTTCGGCAACGAGAAAACGCCGCTGGGAATTGATCAGGCCAGCGACTTGGGACGCTTGGCCGAGGTGTTTCCGGATGAAGCGCGTGACGGCGTGATGGGCGGCAACTGGCTGAGGTGGCTGGGGGCCAACCTGTGA
- a CDS encoding HAD-IA family hydrolase gives MTRIKAVLFDRDDTLSVMDASVYHQAAEWAAEQFGLEARTVLGVMRRHWETEFGGWWALRSLGDEQVFWQDYAARLAAGLGLRAEQGTALVAQFPYHAFMKPAPQARGVLLELRRRGLKTGVLSNTLPDIWPTLQAIGVADVVNVALSSCLLGVHKPEAEVFLLAAQVLEVEPAAVLFLDDKLENVLAARAVGMRAELVDLSGQAEGAIWELEEVLKLV, from the coding sequence GTGACGAGGATCAAAGCCGTTCTCTTTGACCGCGACGACACCCTCAGCGTGATGGACGCCTCGGTGTATCACCAGGCTGCCGAGTGGGCCGCCGAGCAGTTTGGCTTGGAGGCCCGCACGGTGCTCGGCGTCATGCGGCGGCACTGGGAAACCGAGTTTGGCGGTTGGTGGGCGCTGCGCAGTCTCGGCGATGAGCAGGTCTTTTGGCAAGACTACGCGGCGCGGCTGGCGGCGGGGCTGGGCCTGAGAGCCGAACAGGGAACGGCGCTGGTGGCACAGTTTCCCTATCACGCTTTTATGAAGCCCGCACCGCAGGCCCGTGGGGTGCTGCTGGAACTGCGGCGGCGTGGCCTGAAAACCGGGGTGCTGAGCAACACCTTGCCCGACATCTGGCCCACCTTGCAGGCGATTGGGGTGGCCGACGTGGTGAACGTGGCGCTGAGCAGTTGCTTGCTGGGCGTCCACAAACCCGAGGCCGAAGTGTTTTTGCTGGCGGCCCAGGTGCTGGAGGTCGAGCCGGCGGCGGTGTTGTTTTTGGATGACAAGCTGGAAAATGTCTTGGCGGCGCGGGCGGTGGGCATGCGGGCCGAGCTGGTGGACTTGAGCGGTCAGGCGGAGGGGGCGATTTGGGAGTTGGAAGAGGTGTTGAAGTTGGTGTGA
- a CDS encoding alpha-amylase family glycosyl hydrolase, with amino-acid sequence MAKCSFPVLAFLSAALLSPASAASLSAASFAGQVIYQVMPDRFFNGDPSNDGDADLANPRAWHGGDLAGLTSKLSYLTDLGVSAVWLTPIYQQQTGRSFDTDAYHGYWPADFRKVDSHFGTQAQWEDLVKAAHAGGFKVVLDQVINHFGYLAPAVQAQPSWFHTQADCDKATNKDVVCPLAGLPDLRQEDPAVKDFLFQNDAYWRGQGVDAFRYDAIKNVPQDFLTALLTRDKAAGTWTLGEYYGADALSVAQYQKAGFDSLFDFQLQDAMKQSVMGGSGLSRVASALDALNSVPKPDEVALFLDNHDLPRFAQGSLFEDTGIQRTKYGLRALMTLRGVPVIWQGTEIAMRGGADPDNRRDMRFESQWTPAEKQVFEVTKNAIKVRRASAALSLGTQTRLNLPDSLSANLMVLLREDKKSGQRVLVVWHNGDGRASYSVKTSLAPQALTRGLFLDPGETLSSAKMSVSGGYLHLSLPPKTAAAFILGKL; translated from the coding sequence ATGGCCAAATGCTCTTTCCCCGTACTCGCTTTCCTGAGTGCCGCGCTGCTCTCCCCTGCTTCGGCAGCGTCACTTTCGGCGGCGTCATTTGCTGGACAAGTCATTTACCAGGTGATGCCCGACCGCTTTTTTAACGGCGACCCGAGCAACGACGGCGATGCGGATCTCGCAAACCCCCGGGCGTGGCACGGCGGGGATTTGGCGGGCTTGACCAGCAAGCTGAGTTACCTGACTGACCTCGGGGTCTCGGCGGTGTGGCTGACGCCAATTTATCAGCAGCAAACGGGCCGCAGCTTTGACACCGACGCTTATCACGGCTACTGGCCCGCCGACTTCAGGAAGGTGGATTCGCATTTCGGCACGCAGGCGCAGTGGGAGGACTTGGTCAAGGCGGCGCACGCGGGCGGCTTTAAGGTGGTGCTGGATCAGGTCATCAATCACTTCGGGTACTTGGCCCCTGCCGTGCAGGCCCAGCCGAGCTGGTTTCACACGCAAGCCGACTGTGACAAGGCGACCAACAAAGACGTGGTCTGCCCGCTGGCCGGATTGCCGGATTTGCGGCAAGAAGACCCGGCCGTGAAGGACTTTTTGTTTCAGAATGACGCGTACTGGCGCGGCCAGGGAGTAGACGCCTTCCGTTACGACGCCATCAAGAATGTGCCGCAAGACTTTTTGACGGCGCTGCTGACCCGTGATAAAGCGGCGGGGACGTGGACGCTCGGCGAGTATTACGGAGCCGACGCGCTGAGCGTTGCCCAGTATCAAAAAGCCGGATTTGACAGCTTGTTCGATTTCCAACTTCAAGACGCTATGAAGCAGAGCGTCATGGGCGGCAGCGGGCTGAGCCGGGTGGCCAGCGCCCTCGACGCCCTGAACAGCGTACCCAAGCCGGATGAGGTGGCGCTGTTTTTGGACAACCACGACTTGCCGCGTTTCGCGCAGGGCAGCTTATTTGAAGACACCGGCATTCAGCGCACCAAGTACGGGCTGCGGGCGCTGATGACCTTGCGCGGCGTGCCGGTGATCTGGCAGGGCACCGAGATCGCCATGCGCGGCGGCGCAGACCCCGACAACCGCCGCGATATGCGTTTTGAAAGCCAGTGGACGCCAGCCGAGAAACAGGTTTTTGAAGTCACGAAAAACGCCATCAAGGTGCGGCGGGCCTCGGCAGCGCTTTCGCTGGGAACACAGACGCGCTTGAACCTGCCGGACAGCCTCAGCGCAAACTTGATGGTGCTGCTGCGCGAAGACAAAAAGAGCGGACAAAGGGTGCTGGTGGTTTGGCATAACGGCGATGGGCGGGCCAGCTACTCGGTCAAGACTTCGCTGGCCCCTCAAGCGCTGACGCGGGGGCTGTTTCTCGATCCGGGTGAAACGCTCAGCAGCGCCAAGATGAGCGTTTCAGGCGGGTACTTGCACCTGAGTTTGCCGCCCAAGACGGCGGCGGCGTTCATACTGGGGAAACTGTGA